One part of the Aspergillus luchuensis IFO 4308 DNA, chromosome 5, nearly complete sequence genome encodes these proteins:
- a CDS encoding thioredoxin-like protein 1 (COG:O;~EggNog:ENOG410PPRZ;~InterPro:IPR017937,IPR008979,IPR036249,IPR010400, IPR013766,IPR037047;~PFAM:PF06201), with translation MSTLVQINSREQFSSLLSSSTFVVADFYADWCGPCKAIAPAYEQLAGQLSRPNKITFTKINVDKNQDIARQYGITAMPTFVLFERGRPTSTVRGANAKELNDLVRKLATEAEKAPEGNDAGSSSGVGWIGLPAPKNYSDISDQYDPKGLELLNRASEFGTAKTLFDSSKPSSLNNAKGKAGAAPDWVESDTDEQLMLFIPFQSTLKVHSLQITSLPPSAEEEVEDEDERPMRPRTVSLYTNRSHVLGFDEADDIPAVQTVTIQPEDWDPKTGTAKVDLRFVKFQSVTSLVIFFVDGDGDSEKLRVDRVRIFGEAGEKREMGKLEKIGDEPGE, from the exons ATGTCGACACTCGTGCAAATCAACTCACGCGAGCAATTCAGCTCTCTATTGAGCTCCTCCACCTTTGTTGTCGCCGACT TCTACGCAGATTGGTGTGGACCATGCAAAGCCATCGCCCCCGCATACGAGCAGCTAGCCGGGCAGCTCTCACGCCCGAACAAGATCACCTTTACGAAGATCAACGTTGACAAGAACCAAGACATCGCAAGACAGTATGGGATCACAGC AATGCCCACCTTCGTCCTCTTCGAGCGCGGCCGCCCAACCTCCACCGTCCGCGGCGCCAATGCCAAAGAGCTCAACGACCTCGTGCGCAAGCTCGCCACGGAAGCCGAAAAAGCACCTGAAGGCAACGACGCCGGCTCCAGCAGCGGCGTAGGCTGGATCGGCCTCCCGGCACCCAAGAACTACAGCGATATCTCGGACCAATACGACCCCAAGGGTCTGGAGCTACTGAACCGGGCGAGCGAGTTCGGCACAGCCAAGACGCTCTTCGATAGCTCGAAGCCATCCTCCCTGAACAacgccaagggcaaggccgGGGCCGCACCGGATTGGGTGGAGAGTGATACAGACGAGCAGTTGATGCTGTTCATCCCGTTCCAGTCTACGCTGAAGGTGCATTCGTTGCAGATTACGTCGCTCCCGCCGtcagcggaggaggaggttgaggatgaggacgagcGGCCGATGCGCCCCCGGACGGTGTCGTTGTATACGAACCGGTCGCATGTGTTGGGATTCGACGAGGCGGATGATATCCCTGCTGTGCAGACGGTTACGATTCAGCCGGAGGACTGGGATCCCAAGACGGGTACGGCCAAGGTGGATTTGCGGTTTGTCAAGTTCCAGAGTGTTACGTCGTTGGTGATTTTCTtcgtggatggcgatggggatAGTGAGAAGTTGCGGGTTGATCGGGTGAGGATCTTTGGAGAGGCGGgcgagaagagggagatgggtaagttggagaagattgGTGATGAGCCGGGGGAGTAA
- the DPH4 gene encoding diphthamide biosynthesis protein 4 (COG:O;~EggNog:ENOG410PQVT;~InterPro:IPR001623,IPR036869,IPR036671,IPR007872;~PFAM:PF00226,PF05207) has translation MTRSNHPLTQDHYEVLNLPFTETPTALSKQQLKAAYHKALLKHHPDKAPGAIAKDVQTSNTSTSSLTTSDTNSSSHTTHRYTIDEITTAYKTLSVPYLRAEYDRSLRLDRARVAEREKTGTVFHTGLEVVDLEDLACDETDADAALWYRGCRCGDERGFLVTEQDLEREAEHGEIVVGCRGCSLWMKVLFAVEDGDEEDT, from the coding sequence ATGACCAGatccaaccaccccctcacccAAGACCACTACGAAGTCCTCAACCTTCCCTTCACAGAAACGCCAACAGCACTCTCCAAACAACAACTGAAAGCAGCCTACCACAAAGCCCTGCTCAAGCACCACCCGGACAAAGCGCCCGGCGCAATCGCAAAAGATGTCCAGaccagcaacaccagcaccagcagcctcACTACATCAGACACAAACTCCTCGTCGCACACGACCCATCGCTACACAATAGACGAGATTACAACCGCATACAAAACACTATCTGTTCCATATCTACGCGCTGAATATGATCGGTCGCTGCGACTCGATCGCGCAAGGGTCGCGGAGCGGGAGAAGACAGGGACGGTTTTCCATACCGGGTTGGAGGTCGTTGATCTGGAGGATCTGGCGTGCGATGAGACTGATGCGGACGCTGCGCTCTGGTATCGAGGGTGTCGGTGTGGAGATGAGAGGGGGTTCTTGGTTACGGAGCAGGatttggagagggaggcggaGCACGGGGAGATTGTTGTGGGTTGTCGGGGGTGTAGTTTGTGGATGAAGGTTTTGTTTGctgttgaggatggggatgaggaggatacTTGA
- the CCP1 gene encoding peroxidase (CAZy:AA2;~COG:C;~EggNog:ENOG410PH8T;~InterPro:IPR002016,IPR010255,IPR019794,IPR019793, IPR002207;~PFAM:PF00141;~TransMembrane:1 (o58-76i);~go_function: GO:0004601 - peroxidase activity [Evidence IEA];~go_function: GO:0020037 - heme binding [Evidence IEA];~go_process: GO:0006979 - response to oxidative stress [Evidence IEA];~go_process: GO:0055114 - oxidation-reduction process [Evidence IEA]), with the protein MASAARTASRAFLRSTPATSSFRPAARSARFALPSQGFRAASRRGYASEAGEAKSSNSLLWAGIAAAGGVGAYFYLKGGDASVSSKEFVPTKEDYQKVYDAVAQRLANETDYDDGSYGPVLVRLAWHASGTYDKETGTGGSNGATMRFAPESDHGANAGLKHARDFLEPIKAQFPWITYSDLWTLAGACAIQELGGPAIPWRPGRQDKDVAACTPDGRLPDATKEQSHIRDIFYRMGFNDQEIVALIGAHSLGRAHTDRSGFDGPWDFSPTVFTNEFFRLLVEEKWQQRKWNGPKQFTDKTTGTLMMMPADLALTKDKAFRKYVELYAKDSDLFFKDFSNVFVKLLELGVPFKTEDRYVFKTSE; encoded by the exons ATGGCATCGGCTGCTAGAACGGCTTCCCGGGCCTTCCTTCGCTCGACCCCCGCTACCTCTTCCTTCAGACCTGCTGCTCGCAGTGCTCGCTTTGCCCTCCCCTCTCAGGGCTTCCGTGCTGCCTCTCGCCGCGGCTATGCCTCTGAGGCTGGCGAGGCCAAGTCCTCCAACAGCCTCCTCTGGGCTggtattgctgctgctggtggtgttggcgccTACTTCTACCTGAAGGGTGGTGATGCCTCCGTCAGCTCCAAGGAGTTTGTCCCCACCAAGGAGGACTACCAGAAGGTGTACGATGCCGTTGCTCAGCGTCTCGCCAACGAGACCGACTATGACGATGGCAGCTATGGACCC GTTCTTGTCCGTCTGGCATGGCACGCAAGCGGTACCTACGACAAGGAGACTGGCACTGGTGGAAGCAACGGTGCCACCATGAGATTTGCCCCCGAGTCCGACCACGGCGCCAACGCTGGTCTCAAGCACGCCAGAGACTTCTTGGAGCCCATCAAGGCCCAGTTCCCCTGGATCACCTACTCCGACCTCTGGACCCTGGCTGGTGCCTGTGCCATCCAGGAGCTTGGTGGCCCTGCCATCCCCTGGAGACCTGGCCGTCAGGACAAGGACGTTGCTGCTTGCACCCCTGATGGACGTCTCCCCGACGCCACCAAGGAGCAGTCGCACATCCGTGACATCTTCTACCGCATGGGATTCAACGACCAGGAGATCGTTGCTCTGATTGGAGCTCACTCCCTTGGTCGCGCCCACACTGACCGCTCTGGCTTCGACGGTCCCTGGGACTTCAGCCCTACCGTCTTCACCAACGAGTTCTTCCGTCTGTTGGTTGAGGAGAAGTGGCAGCAGCGCAAGTGGAACGGCCCCAAGCAGTTCACTGACAAGACCACTGGTAccctgatgatgatgcccgCTGATCTTGCCCTGACCAAGGACAAGGCGTTCCGCAAGTACGTCGAGCTCTATGCTAAGGACAGCgacctcttcttcaaggaCTTCTCCAATGTGTTCGTCAAGCTCCTTGAGCTTGGTGTCCCCTTCAAGACTGAGGACCGCTATGTCTTCAAGACCTCTGAGTAA
- a CDS encoding uncharacterized protein (COG:S;~EggNog:ENOG410PSHR;~TransMembrane:7 (o6-27i39-62o68-94i106-129o149-167i179-203o215-236i)) — MAVNYRHGLSILELIVYFPSLFISLYMGFRHGFQRNAGWVLLIIFSLARIVGSCCYLATIAHPETIDLYIAWGVCTSIGLAPLISTCIGLLSRVNESIHRKTGRGLLPAFFRLVGLLTLAGMILCIVGASNSSSLQGITNSTEAKVGDVLYVIAWACLCALLLVVGSKYGSIEDGEHRLVLAVGISVPLLLVRLIYSLLSVFTHNPTFNMLTGNVTVFLVMAVLEEIVIVGICLGVGMTLEVRQRTTEYEACEAPAQGGPELESQQSPGLMSYNSGRQERRRKKRRGGPISQLIGLAIDATRSRKQ; from the exons ATGGCCGTCAACTACCGACATGGTCTCTCCATTCTGGAATTGATCGTATACTTCCCGTCCCTATTCATCTCGTTGTACATGGGCTTCCGCCATGGCTTCCAGAGAAACGCTGGCTGGGTTCTCTTGAtaatcttctccttggcccGCATTGTTGGTTCGTGCTGCTACCTGGCCACGATAGCCCACCCTGAGACCATCGACCTTTATATCGCATGGGGAGTTTGCACTTCCATCGGACTTGCCCCTCTGATTTCCACTTGCATCGGTCTCTTGTCCCGAGT TAACGAGTCTATCCATCGAAAAACCGGACGAGGCCTCCTTCCAGCCTTCTTCAGATTAGTCGGTCTCCTCACACTGGCGGGCATGATTCTTTGTATTGTTGGTGCAAGCAACAGCTCGAGCCTTCAGGGAATCACGAACAGTACAGAAGCCAAAGTTGGCGACGTTCTATACGTCATCGCATGGGCCTGTCTCTGTGCCCTGCTACTCGTCGTCGGAAGCAAGTATGGAAGCATTGAGGATGGCGAACATCGCTTGGTTTTGGCAGTCGGAATCTCAGTTCCGTTGCTTCTCGTGCGCCTCATATACTCCCTGTTGTCTGTATTCACGCACAACCCCACGTTCAACATGTTGACCGGAAACGTCACTGTCTTCCTGGTCATGGCTGTTCTGGAGGAGATCGTGATTGTTGGGATCTGTCTGGGAGTCGGAATGACTCTGGAAGTCCGTCAACGCACGACAGAGTATGAGGCCTGCGAGGCACCGGCTCAGGGAGGTCCTGAGCTCGAGTCCCAACAGAGTCCTGGGTTGATGTCGTACAACTCCGGAAGACAAGaacggaggagaaagaagagacgTGGTGGACCTATTAGCCAGCTCATTGGACTGGCCATCGATGCGACCAGATCTAGGAAGCAGTGA
- a CDS encoding Zn(II)2Cys6 transcription factor (COG:S;~EggNog:ENOG410PWIG;~InterPro:IPR036864,IPR021858,IPR001138;~PFAM:PF00172;~TransMembrane:1 (o458-478i);~go_function: GO:0000981 - DNA-binding transcription factor activity, RNA polymerase II-specific [Evidence IEA];~go_function: GO:0008270 - zinc ion binding [Evidence IEA];~go_process: GO:0006355 - regulation of transcription, DNA-templated [Evidence IEA]), with amino-acid sequence MGKPSGGCGTCRARRVKCDEARPVCGRCRKARRTCSGYRDPHSVWFRDESDAVARRVKRSANLDTESSSTEPSVLTLARRNTSQGVNPGHYPLRFPLAIVNFALDHTFQATCFFLNTYTWFNASNTVETSFKHGAGSAESLGQKAMMASIASVGLANLASMQRSSSMRLSARREYTKALQLTNSALCDPKMVTADTTLTAIVCLSLFEIIACQRNESLLSWTEHSQGVATVLELRGRDQLRREGGFWMFQALRNEVLLGCLQKKTRLPSVLIDMSDQVATDLMSYTLPTDGDRLVKVMAKFAGVQADVREGILSDSSEIVKMAMAIDLELEQFASNVSASFTYKVETQPGSVSSCEDEKGNFCHYQGTYHIYQSVWSCNIWNNYRYIRILVNDMILDHLRLMALGGHQVLDYGLFKAHCIRIRDLMRQLATDICCSIPFKFGVAGNESKNVFDSPHTYAGTGFTLLLPLTMAALVGGASSPMHNWAMRCFNVIGREMGIGTALTIMTVLREEQGGLHWIDAMESGDTVWQ; translated from the exons ATGGGCAAACCAAGCGGAGGGTGTGGTACGTGTCGTGCGAGGAGAGtcaaa TGCGATGAAGCTAGACCAGTCTGCGGTCGTTGTAGAAAAGCAAGGCGGACTTGTTCCGGCTATCGAGACCCGCACTCGGTATGGTTTAGAGACGAGAGCGATGCAGTAGCCCGAAGAGTCAAGAGATCTGCCAATTTAGACACAGAATCTTCCTCCACAGAGCCTTCGGTTTTGACGCTAGCAAGACGAAACACCTCCCAGGGAGTAAATCCTGGACACTACCCTCTGCGGTTCCCCCTAGCGATAGTTAACTTTGCGTTGGATCATACCTTCCAAGCCACATGCTTTTTCCTGAACACGTACACGTGGTTCAATGCGTCTAACACGGTGGAAACCTCCTTCAAACATGGTGCTGGTTCTGCTGAGTCCCTTGGCCAGAAAGCTATGATGGCTAGCATTGCATCCGTGGGCTTAGCGAATCTTGCTAGTATGCAGAGGTCCTCGTCAATGCGGCTGTCGGCTCGGCGCGAGTACACTAAGGCTCTGCAGCTGACGAACTCAGCTTTATGCGATCCGAAAATGGTTACAGCAGATACCACGCTAACCGCGATCGTTTGCTTATCATTATTCGAG attattgCTTGCCAGAGAAATGAGAGCCTGCTATCCTGGACCGAACACTCACAGGGGGTGGCAACTGTCCTTGAACTTCGCGGCAGAGATCAGCTTCGGCGCGAAGGCGGGTTCTGGATGTTTCAAGCCCTCCGTAATGAGGTG ctcctcggtTGCCTACAAAAGAAGACGAGACTCCCTTCTGTCCTGATCGATATGTCTGATCAAGTAGCTACCGACCTGATGTCGTATACTCTTCCAACTGACGGAGATCGACTAGTTAAGGTCATGGCTAAGTTCGCCGGGGTTCAGGCTGATGTCAGAGAAGGAATACTCTCGGACAGCAGTGAGATTGTGAAGATGGCCATGGCCATAGACTTGGAGCTAGAGCAATTCGCTAGTAATGTTTCAGCCAGTTTCACCTACAAGGTAGAGACACAGCCGGGCAGTGTCTCATCCTGCGAGGACGAGAAGGGCAATTTCTGCCATTACCAAGGGACCTATCATATCTATCAATCCGTCTGGTCCTGCAATATTTGGAACAACTACCGCTACATCCGAATCCTCGTTAACGACATGATCCTGGACCATCTGCGATTGATGGCATTGGGTGGCCATCAAGTGCTAGACTATGGCCTCTTCAAGGCCCATTGTATTCGGATCCGTGATCTGATGAGGCAGCTCGCCACGGACATCTGTTGCTCTATTCCTTTCAAGTTCGGAGTTGCTGGCAACGAAAGCAAGAATGTCTTTGATTCTCCGCATACCTATGCGGGCACAGGGTTCACTTTGCTTCTGCCGTTGACCATGGCCGCACTTGTTGGCGGAGCTTCAAGCCCGATGCATAACTGGGCCATGAGATGCTTCAACGTGATTGGTCGGGAGATGGGCATTGGGACCGCTTTAACCATCATGACCGTCTTAAGGGAAGAACAGGGTGGGCTACATTGGATAGATGCGATGGAGTCTGGTGACACCGTTTGGCAATGA
- a CDS encoding putative GTPase activating protein for Arf (COG:T;~EggNog:ENOG410PGVY;~InterPro:IPR001164,IPR009060,IPR037278,IPR038508;~PFAM:PF01412;~go_function: GO:0005096 - GTPase activator activity [Evidence IEA];~go_function: GO:0005515 - protein binding [Evidence IEA]) produces the protein MVAGISKRQQFRNERALQDLIRSVPGNDRCADCQALNPGWASWNIGIFICMRCASLHRKLGTHISKVKSLSMDTWTDDQVDNMKSHGNNIMNKIYNPKNVKPPVPTDVDESDACMERFIRQKYQHRSLDEVKQKPPSRHDSGYDRPRAEDRSPEGSPPPLPPKPARPFGFGLRSASSATNLNRMSNRGSAISPQSDSFGASGISVRKGSGDASFDAKLATLRDMGFANERRNAIALRELDGNLDKTIETLVRLGEGNGSVSLAKSPAAQPTPDAGKSSNPFDQLDARPATRQASGSYNPFDAPVQSQPQAQQAPVQSLEQSFQNLQVAQPLFPHSTGGYPMRQVSLPQPLYQQTATPPVPTNFAQNAYVSSPQPLDGGNNPFFQTGAQPQASMTPPASNLAQTNPFFSQVAPQPTGMQQPPQSQAASNSPFGPLRHANTMPVMPSTSPFGQPSPFQSQLQSQPQSQPQPQGQPQPQPQYQMQQHLQQPQGSLNPYQAMTAPATPQNTNYLAQPQYGYQASAQHLAPQPTGRVDKNSILSLYQFSPQPSATPEQPQYRPSTAVNPPTQTGQPSPFNTMPQQQQQSQPFNTMPQQQQQQQQQQQQLQPQQQQSNPLTDPLSASGTRNPFFTTAPQPGAPSSVPTTTAQVTTTPYLTTTAPPQQQQQQQQQQTLNVYGGMPNKPTGFPRGHMSQQSVDINGFQSGRHSPDAFASLSARYG, from the exons ATGGTGGCCGGAATTAGCAAACGGCAGCAGTTCCGCAATGAGCGGGCGCTGCAGGACCTCATTCGGTCGGTCCCTGGAAATGACCGCTGTGCCGATTGTCAGGCGTTGAACCCAG GATGGGCTAGTTGGAAC ATTGGAATCTTTATCTGTATGCGATGTGCGTCTCTGCATCGCAAGCTGGGCACACATATCTCCAAGGTCAAATCCTTGAGCATGGATACATGGACGGACGATCAGGTCGAT AATATGAAATCGCACGGAAACAACATCATGAACAAGATCTACAACCCTAAGAACGTCAAGCCGCCTGTTCCGACCGACGTGGACGAGTCCGACGCTTGCATGGAACGCTTCATTCGCCAGAAATACCAGCACCGCTCCCTCGACGAGGTGAAACAAAAGCCTCCCAGTCGTCATGATTCGGGCTACGATAGACCCCGCGCAGAGGACCGGTCGCCGGAaggttctcctcctcccctccctcccaagcCTGCCAGGCCCTTTGGCTTTGGTCTTCGGTCCGCCTCATCTGCGACCAATCTCAACCGGATGTCCAACAGAGGTTCGGCAATCTCACCACAGTCGGATAGCTTCGGTGCGTCGGGAATCTCGGTGAGGAAAGGCTCGGGAGATGCGTCGTTTGATGCGAAGCTGGCGACCCTACGGGATATGGGCTTCGCAAATGAGCGCCGCAACGCGATCGCCCTCCGCGAGCTGGACGGCAATCTAGACAAGACGATCGAGACGTTAGTGAGGCTGGGAGAAGGCAATGGATCTGTCTCGCTTGCCAAGTCTCCGGCTGCGCAACCTACTCCTGATGCTGGCAAATCTTCCAATCCATTCGATCAACTGGATGCCAGGCCCGCTACTCGCCAAGCAAGTGGGAGCTACAATCCGTTCGATGCACCTGTGCAGTCTCAGCCGCAGGCCCAGCAAGCTCCGGTGCAATCGCTGGAGCAGTCTTTCCAGAACCTGCAGGTCGCGCAACCCTTGTTTCCACACTCTACTGGTGGCTATCCAATGCGGCAAGTCTCGCTCCCTCAGCCTCTATACCAGCAGACGGCGACGCCCCCGGTTCCCACGAACTTTGCCCAGAACGCATATGTCTCTTCTCCGCAGCCACTAGACGGTGGCAACAATCCTTTCTTCCAGACCGGAGCTCAGCCGCAGGCCAGCATGACCCCTCCCGCGTCCAATCTCGCCCAGACAAACCCCTTCTTCAGTCAGGTTGCACCGCAGCCGACCGGGATGCAGCAACCACCTCAGAGCCAGGCCGCATCAAATTCCCCATTCGGCCCCCTTCGACACGCAAACACCATGCCTGTCATGCCCTCCACATCGCCTTTCGGCCAGCCTTCTCCATTCCAATCGCAGCTCCAGTCCCAGCCTCAGTCCCAGCCTCAACCCCAAGGGCAACCGCAACCGCAACCCCAATACCAAATGCAGCAGCATCTGCAACAACCGCAAGGGTCTCTGAACCCCTATCAAGCCATGACCGCGCCAGCTACCCCCCAGAACACAAATTACCTGGCGCAACCGCAATACGGATATCAAGCATCCGCACAGCATCTAGCGCCGCAGCCCACCGGCCGCGTCGACAAGAACagcatcctctccctctatCAATTCTCCCCGCAACCTTCCGCCACCCCAGAGCAACCTCAATACCGACCTTCCACGGCCGTGAACCCTCCCACGCAGACCGGCCAGCCTTCCCCCTTCAATACCATgccgcaacaacaacaacaatcacaaCCTTTCAACACCAtgccccaacaacaacagcagcagcagcaacaacagcaacaactccaacctcaacaacaacaaagcAACCCCCTCACAGACCCCCTATCAGCAAGCGGCACCCGCAACCCCTTCTTCACCACGGCTCCCCAACCAGGAGCTCCCTCCTCGgtcccaaccaccaccgcacaagtaacaacaacaccctacctcaccaccactgccccaccccaacagcagcaacagcaacaacaacaacaaacactCAATGTCTACGGAGGAATGCCCAACAAGCCCACCGGCTTCCCACGAGGTCACATGAGCCAGCAAAGCGTCGATATCAACGGCTTCCAAAGCGGACGACACAGTCCCGATGCATTTGCCAGCTTGAGTGCACGATATGGATAG